The Deltaproteobacteria bacterium genomic sequence CTGGCGGCGCTGGCCCCCTATCCCCTGCTCCTGCTGGTGGTGCGCCGCTTCTCCTGGCGCCTCTTCCGCCAGTCCCGCGCGGTCCAGGAGAGCCTGGGCACCCTCTCGACCTTCGTGCAGGAGAACCTCGCCGGCCAGCAGGTGGTGAAGGCCTACAACCTGCAGGAGGAGATGAAGGAGCGCTTCGCCGGCCGCAACCAGCACCTCCTCGAGCGCAGCCTGGATCTGGCCTTCACCCGCGGGGCGATGGTCCCCATCTTCGGCCTGATCACCGGCCTCGAGACCCTGGTCGTGCTCTGGTTGGGGGGCAGCGCGGTCATCGACGGGCGGATCACCCTCGGGGCCCTGGTGGCCTTCAACGGCTACCTCGCCCACCTCACCTGGCCCACCATCGCCCTGGGCTGGATGCTCTCGGTCTGGCAGCGGGGGCTGAGCGCGATGGAGCGCCTCAACGAGATCTTCACCGCCGAGCCCACCTTGCGGGACCGGGACCCCGTCGCCCTCGAGGCCATCGAGGGGAGCCTCGAGGCCCGGGGGCTCTCCTTCACCTACCCCGGGGCCGAGGGCCCGGCCCTCACGGGGCTCTCCTTCCGCCTCGAGCGCGGGCATCGCCTGGGCATCGTCGGCCCCACCGGCAGCGGCAAGTCGACCCTGGTCGACCTCCTCCCCCGCCTGGCGGAGGTACCCCGGGGCCAGCTCTTCGTGGACGGCATCGACATCAACGATCTGCCGCTGAGCCTGCTGCGCCGCTCGGTGGGCTACGCCCCCCAGGAGCCCTTCCTCTTCTCCGACACCCTCCACGCCAACATCGCCTTCGCCCGCCCCGAGGCCAGCCGCGAGGAGGTCGAGCGGGCGGCGCGCCTGGCGGCGATCCACGAGGACATCGCCAGCTTCCCGGAGGGCTACGAGACGTTGGTGGGAGAGCGGGGCGTGACCCTCTCCGGTGGTCAGCGGCAGCGGGTGGCCCTGGCCCGGGCGATCCTCAAGGATCCGGCGGTGCTGATCCTCGACGACTCCCTCTCCTCGGTGGACGCCGACACCGAGGCCCGGATCCTCTCGGGCCTCGAGGAGGTCCTCGCCGGGCGAACGAGCGTCGTCGTCAGCCACCGGCTGGTGGCGGTGATGGAGTGCGAGACGATCCTGGTCCTCGAGGAGGGCCGGCTCGCGGCGGTGGGGGACCACGCGACCCTGCTCGAGCGCTCCGGCTTCTACGCCGAGCTCTGGCGGCGGCAGCGCCTCGAGTCGAGCCTGCAGGCGCTGGCCGCCGATGCCCTGGGAGATGGCGCCGATGTCGCTTGACTCCCTCCGCGGCCTCGAGGACGAGCCCGTCCTCGGCAAGGCCTACGACGCCCGCCTGATCCGGCGCCTCTGGCGCTACGTACTGCCCTACCGCCAGCGCTTCGCCCTGGTGATGCTGCTCATCCCGGTGGCCTCGGCGGCGCAGCTGGCGCAGCCCTACCTGCTGAAGATCGCCATCGACGAGCACATCGCGGTGGGCAAGCTGGAGGGGCTGGGCCTGCTGGCCGGCGCGCTGATCGCCGCGCTCGTGGTGCAGCTGATGGTCACCTTCGCCGAGCTCTACCAGCTGCAGGCCCTCGGCGTGCGCTCGACGAACGATCTTCGGATGCACGTCTTCTCCAAGGTGCAGCGCCTGCCCCAGCGCACCTTCCACCAGGTGCCCCTCGGCCGGCTGATGACCCGGATGACCAACGACATCGAGAACATCACCGAGATGTTCGCCGGGGGCGTGGTCACGATGATCGCCGACTTCGTCACCCTCCTGGGCATCGTGGCGGTGATGCTCTGGATCGACTGGAAGCTGGCCCTGATCTCCTTCGCCGTCGTCCCGCCGCTGGCCTTCCTGGTGAACGCCTTCCGACTCCGGGCCCGGGAGGCCTTCCGGCTGACCCGCTCCCTGGTCTCGCGGATCAACACCTACCTGCAGGAGAACCTCTCCGGCATGAGCGTCGTGCAGGCCTTCGTGCGGGAGAAGCACAACCTGGGGGTCTTCCGGCGGCTCAACGGCGACTACCGGGACGCCTACTTCCTGGCCATCCGCTACGACGCGCTCCTCTACTCCGTGGTGGAGATGATCGGCTCGGTGGCCGTGGCCGGCATCGTCTGGTACGCGGCCGGCGACATCGCCTCGGGGGTCCTCACCTTCGGGGTGCTGGTGGCCTTCGTGGAGTACATCCAGAAGTTCTTCATCCCCATCCGGGACCTCTCGGCGAAGTACACCGTGATGCAGTCGGCCATGGCCTCGGCCGAGCGGGTCTTCGGTCTCCTCGACGCCGAGGTCGCGCCGGGCGGAGCGCTGGAGTCCCTCCCGCCCCTCGCCGACGCCCTGCGCTTCGAGGGCGTGAGCTACAGCTACGACGGCCGGGAGCGGGTGCTCCGCGGGGTCGATCTCGAGGTCCGCAAGGGCGAGCGGGTGGCCCTGGTGGGCGCCACCGGCTCCGGCAAGAGCACCCTCGTCCGCCTGCTGTTGCGCCTCTACGAGCCCGGCGGACCGCTCGCCCAGGGGACGATCACCTTCGACGGACGGGACATCCGCGAGCTCGACCCTCGCTCCCTGCGCTCCCACTTCGCGGTGGTGCTGCAGGACGCCTTCCTCTTCCAGGGGACCCTGGCGGAGAACATAACGCTGGGCGAGGAGACCTTCACCCCGGAGGAGATCGCCGCCGCGGCTCGCGGCGCCCGGGTCGACGCCCTGGCGGCGCGTCGCAGCGAGGGGCTGCAGGCGGCCGTGGACGAGCGCGGCTCGAACCTCTCGGCGGGGGAGCGGCAGCTGGTCGCCTTCGCCCGGGCCCTGATCCGGGATCCCGAGATCCTCGTCCTCGACGAGGCCACCGCCAGCGTGGACAGCGAGACCGAGGCCCTCCTGCAGGAGGCGATGGAGACCCTCCTCGAGGACCGCACCGCGATCATCATCGCCCACCGCCTCTCCACCATCGAGCGGGCGGACCGGGTGGTGGTGCTCCATCAGGGCCGGGTGGTCGAGGAGGGACCCCACGCCGAGCTGCTGGCCCGCGGGGGCTACTACGCACGGCTCTACGAGTTGCAGTATGGAGGGGGCACGGAGACGAGCTCGAGGACGACATGATCGAAGGACATCGGAACCCGGTCCCCACGGTGGACGTGATCATCGAGCTCGGCGCCGAGCGGAAGATCGTGCTCATCGAGCGCAAGAACGAGCCCCACGGCTGGGCGATCCCCGGCGGCTTCGTCGACTACGGCGAGCGGCTGCCCGACGCCGCCCGGCGGGAGGCGAAGGAGGAGACGGGGCTCACCGTCGAGCTCGAGTGCCTGCTGGGGGTCTACTCCGATCCCGCCCGCGACCCCCGCCTCCACACCGTCAGCGCGGTCTACGTCGGCCGGGCCGAGGGCGAGCCGGTGGCCGACGACGACGCGGCCTCCCTCGCGCTCTTCCCGGCCGAGGCGCTGCCCGCCCAGCTCTGCTTCGACCATCGGCAGATCCTCGACGACTACCTCGCCTGGCGCGAGCGGGGGGAGCTGCCTCGGCCATGAGCGCCCTGAACGATCGGCTGATGGCCCTGCTCGAGGCCGGCCCCCTCCCGGAAGGCGAGGGGTGGGGTGCGCTGGTGCGGCTGCGGGACGAGGGCGGCGAGCCCCTGGGCTTCGCCGGCCGCCTGCAGGGGGGCGCGGAGCTCCGGGCGACCGTGGCCGAGGCCGGCCGCCTGGCCCTCGAGGCCGACGCCCGCTTCGGCGCGGCCGGGCGCGAGGGCGCGATCGACGCGATCGAGCTCTACCTCGTGCGCGAGGGCGAGCAGGTGAGCGAGGCCGCGCCCCTGCTGCCGGGGGAGGGCGTGCACGTCGTGGGCGGCCACCGCCGGGCGGTCTACCTCTCCCCCCCCGGTCACTCGCCGGTGGAGGTGCTGCGGGGCGGCTGCATCGCCGCCGGGCTCCACCCGAAGTCCTGGGAGGACGAGGCGGGGCCCCGGATCACGCGCCTGACCGTCCACCGCCTGGGCTGATCCGGCTTCCAGGCCTGGCAGCGCGGCGCCGCGAGCGGTAGCATGAGCCCATGCTCAAGAAGGCAGCGGTCCTCTCGGGGGTGTTGTGGGTAGTGGGCTGCGGGTCGCCGACCATCAACGTCGTCGACCCCCTGGCGGTGGTGAACTGGTCGCCCCACGACGGCGCCACCTGCATCGATCCCGACTGGCCGGGGCTGACCCTCTCGGTCTGCCTCTCCCAGGCCCTCGACCCGGCCTCGGCCGGCTCGAACGTGAGCCTCCAGACCGTGGACGCCGCCGGCGCACCCGCGGGCGCCGTCAGCGCCACCGTGGCGCTGGCCTCGGGGGACGCCGCCTGCGCCCAGCTCACCGGCTTCACCCTCGATCCCGACACCGAGTACGCCATCGTCCTCGCCTCGGCCCTCGCCGCCGAGGACGGCACCGAGCTCGGCCACCAGCTGATCTCGCGCTTCCGGACCCGCGACGCGAGCTGTCCCTAGGATCGACACCCTCCGACGGTCCTTCTCCCCCGGGCACTTCCGGAGGGGAGAGGGTGCCTCCGAAGCGGAGAGGGGCGTCGCTCTTCTCCAGGGGGGAGACCTCGGTGCGAATCTTGTTGGTGACGCCTGAGAACCGGTTCGTGAAGGCCTTCAGGCGAGGCCAGCTCAACAACTTCGCTCAGCTGACCATGCCCTACCTGGCGGGCTTCGTGGGGCCCGGCCACCAGGTGACCCTCGTCGACGAATACAACGACACCGTCGATCTCGAGGGCCGGTGGGATCTCGTGGCGATCACCTGCAACACGCCCAACGCCCGGCACGTCTACCAGCTCTCGGCGGAGCTCCGGTCACGCGGCAGCACGGTGGTCCTCGGTGGGCCGCACGTGTCGCTGCTCCCCGACGAGGCGGCCGAGCACGCCGACGCCATCGTGGTCGGTGAGGCCGAGCATACCTGGCCCGAGCTCCTCCGCGACGCAGAGCGGGGTCGGCTCGCCCGGATCTACCGCTCGGAAGAGGCTCCCTCGCTCGAGGGTCTCCCCATCGCCCGGAGGGACCTGATCCGCCGGCGCCCCCTCCTCGGTTGCACGATCATCGCGACGAGGGGGTGCCCCCACCGGTGCCGGTACTGCAACCTGCGCCAGATCTACCACGACGCCCTGCGCTTCCGTCCGGTCGCCGAGGTCGTCGAGGAGGTGCGCGGGTTCCGCTCGCCCTTCTTCGCCTTCTGGGACGACCAGCTCTTCATGAATCGCACCTATGCGCAGCGTCTCTTCCAGGCGCTCGAGGGGCTCGGGCGCCGCTGGGCAGCGATGGTCACTCCGGCTAGCGCGCAGGACGACCAACTGCTGGCGGCGGCGGCCCGGGCCGGCTGCAGCTGCCTCTTCCTCGGGCTCGAGTCCATCTCGACCGGCAGCCTGAAGGGCGTGGGCAAGGGCTTCAACCGGGTCGTCGACTATGGTGACATCGTCGGACGCATCCACCGTCACGGCCTCCTCGCGCAGGCCGGGATCGTGTTCGGTTTCGACGGGGACGATCCTGGCATCTTCGAGAGGACGCTGGATGAGGCCCGCCGGATCGGGATCGATGGGGCGACGGTGAGCATCCTCACGCCCTTCCCCGGGAGCCCGCTCTTCGAGGAGCTCGAGAGCGAGGGGCGCCTGCTCACGCACGACTGGAGCTACTTCAACGGGAAGACGGCGGTCACCTTCCGGCCCCGGAGGATGGACCCCGCCCAGCTCTGGGAGGGGTACCGGTGGTTCCGTCGGCGCTTCTTCTCCCGCCGGGAGATCCTGCGCCGCTGCCGTCGCTCGGGGGTGAGCCCCCTGACGTCCCTGGCGCTCAACTGGGGCTACCGGCGGACCCTCACCAGCGAGATCCCCGGCCACCCCCTCCCCGGCTCCGCGCCTCGGCCGAGGGGAGAGGGGAAAACGGAGCTCGGGTGACACCTCCGGGGCGCCGCGGTGTTCCAGGGGGTGAACACCAACCCCCTGGAGGTCGCCATGCGCCTGCTCACCACCCTGCTCACCCTGACCGCTCTGCTCACCTCTGGCTGCGTCGTCCTCAACGGCGACGGTCACCCGATCGAGGAGCTCCGTCCCCTGCCGACCTTCACCGCCCTGGAGAACCGCTCCTTCCTGGAGGTGAGCCTCGAGAAGGGGCCCGGCGGCGAGGCCCGCGTCCGCTGCGACAGCAACCTGCTCGGGCACCTCGAGACCTTCGTCGAGGGTGACACCTTCGTCATCCAGATGGAGCCGGGCTTCACGGTCGGCCGCCACTCGGGCTGCACCCTCGAGGTCGCCACCCCCCGCCTCTCCTCGGTCACCTCCATGGGCTCCGGGAACGTCTCGGTCTGCGGTGCCCACCCCGACTTCCGGCGGGCCGCCTCGACCGGCAGCGGCGACCTGGAGATCTGTGGCGTCGAGGGCGACCGGATCGAGGTCTCCTCCAGCGGCTCCGGGGAGGTCTTCATCGGCGAGCTGATCGCTCCCGAGGTCGTGATCTTCCACTCGGGCTCCGGTGGCGTCCGCATCGAGGGCAGCACCGACGAGCTCCGGGTGGACAGCTCGGGCTCGGGCGCAACCGAGACCTTCGCGCTGCCCTGCCGGACGGCGCGGGTCCAGGCCACCGGCTCGGGCACCGTCGAGGTGAGCGCCTCCGAGTCCGTCAGCGGCAACCTCACCGGCTCCGGCGACCTGCGCGTGCGCGGCGGCGCCACGGTGCAGGTTGGCACTTCCGGCTCCGGCCGGGTGATCCACGAGTAGCCCACGCCCGACACCGGGCATCCTCGAGGGTAGCCGGAGGGATCCGGTCACCCTCGACGCGTCGGTGAGCTCGGAAGGGTCAGTAGACCGGCTTGAGCCCGAAGGCCGTCGTCTTCGCCCGGCTGAAGACCTTCAGGGCCTTCATGAAGAGCCGGCGGGTCTTCGAGTCGACCTTCGCGATCTCCTCCCGGGGCATCGCGTCGACCTTGCGGAGGATGTCGGCGAAGGCCGCGGCCATCCGGGTCAGGCGCTCCTCGTCGACCCAGCGGATGTTGTCGTCGTTGGTCAACAGGTAGACGGGGTTGCTGATGCAGTTGATCACCGGCACCCCCGCCTCCCACCAGTCACCGCCGTCGGTGGGCGGGTAGTCGCCCAGCGGTCCCTCGGCGGGCAGCGCCACGACCCGGGAGAGCTCCCGGGACGCCATGGCCTGCATCACCGCGTCGGTGACCGCCCGGTTGAAGGGCACGAAGACCCCGGTGGCCTCCGGCTTGCCGCTGTCCACCAGGGTGCCCCGCTTGTTCTCGATCGCCTCCCGGGCGATGTGCTCGATGCTGATCTCCAGCACCACGTCCGGCAGGAGGTCCTCGCGGTGCTTCTCGATGAAGGTCCGGGTGCCGATCGAGCCGTAGAAGTGCCCGGCCGAGAGCAGGATCACCAGCCGGCGCTTCAGATCGCGAGACTTCGCGAAGTGCCCGGCCAGCGCCAGCACCACCGCCACGCCGCTGGCGTCCTCCACCGGGGAGACGAAGGGGGCGTCGTGGTGACAGGAGAGGACGATGGTCTCCCCGCTCTGCCCCGGGACCTCGGCCACCAGGTTGTGGGTGAGGGCCTCCTCCCGCTTGCCGGTGAGGGTGAGCTTCGCCGCGGCGCCGGCGCGGGCGGCCTCGATGAGCGCGGCGCCCTCCGCCCGCCCGATCCAGAGGCCGGGCAGCGGCTTGTCGAGGATGTCCGCCTCCCGGAAGCCGTAGGGGGCGTACATCTCGGCGCTGCCCCCCGGCTGGTCGACCAGCACGCCCACGAAGCCGGCGGCGCCCTTGCGGGCAGCCAGGTGGTAGAGGTGCCAGCCCAGCCGCACCCAGGTGGCGGGGTGCTTCACCTCGGCCAAGCTGTCGTCCGGGTCGTGGACGCCCGAGGCGATCTTCAGGAGCATCGCCACGTCGAGCTCGGGGAAGCCGATCTCGGCCACCACGATGGCGCCTCGCCAGTCGCCCCGCTGGAAGAGCTTGTGCCGGTCGGCGAAGACCAGCCGACCGCTGACGCCGGTGTCGGGGGTGAAGGCGGTGAAGGGGATGGGGAAGCCCTTCAGGGAGAGCTTCTCGTCGTTGGCGCCCACCTCCAGGCCCCAGCGCTCCGCCTTGGAGTGGACGACCGGGATCGGCTCCCGCCGGACCCGCTCCAGGCCGAGGCTGCCGAGGGTGGCCATCAGCAGGTCCTCGTTGGTGCGTCCCGCGGGGCTGCCGGCCCGGCGGGGCCCGAGCCCGATCTGCTGGAGGATCCAGCGCCGCATCTGCTCCCGGTCGAAGTCCATCGTGTCCCTCGGCAGTCTACCCCGTCCCGGACCTGGCGCCTTCGCCGGGCGCGGCCCTCGCTCCCGGCCTATCTTCCGCCCACGCCCCCGGAAAGTGAATCGAGGAATGAGCGAGCCCCCCCTGCGGGATCAAGAGATCGTCCTGGCCCTGCTGCGTCACGAGTGGGAGCGCCTGGAGGAGGAGCACTTGCGGATGCTCCAGCTCTTCCGGGCCCTGGAGGCGGCCCTCGATCGGGAGGGCGCGCTGGACGCGCTCGCCTCCCTGGAGCGCTGGCTGGGTCACCACTTCGACCACGAGGAGCGCCCCGGCGGCCTCTACGACGCGGTCGCCGCGCTGGCGGCCCCGCAGCGGGAGGCGGCGGCGGGCACCCTGGCCGAGCACCGGACCCTCGTCGAGTTGATGGAGAGGATCCGCCTCTCCCTGGAGGCCGAGCTGGAGGCGAACCCGGCGCAGATCGGCGAGCTCACGATGCAGCTCGGCCGCCTGCTCCGCGAGCACGAGGGACACGAGCGCCGCCTGGTCGCGGTGGTCCTCGGGCCGGACCCCGGCGGGGACCCGGAGCTCCCCTAGCCCCTCCGCCGCTCAGCCGGCGAGCAGAGCCGCGTAGAGCCGCGCGGCCTCGACGGTCTCGGAGAGCGAGACGTGCTCGTCGGGGCGGTGGGCGACCTCCAGGGCTCCGGGGCCGCAGATGACCGGGAGGGTGCCGGCCTCGAAGAGGACCGGGCCATCGGAGTGGGAGCGGAACGCCCCGAGCTCCGGGGGCCGCCCGAGCGCGGCGAGGGCCTGGCGCAGGACCTCGAGGCGGGCGTCTCCTTCGCTGGTGGGCCAGCCGCCGGCCCAGAAGACCTCGGACTCCTCGAGCGAGCAGCCCGGGTGATCGGCGAGGACCCTGCGCCGGGCCTCCTCGATCCGGGCGCGCAGCGGGCCGTCGTCGATCCCCGGCGGCAGGTGGAGGTCGAGCACGGCCTCGCAGCCGTCGGCCACCACGAAGAGCTCGCCGCCACCGGAGATGCGCCGGACGTTCACCCCGGCGCCCTCGATGGTGGAGGTGAGCCGGAGGATCTCCCGCACCCAGTCCACCGTGGCGTGGATGGCGTTGGCGCCCTCCTCGGGGACCGCGGCGTGGGCCCGGGTGCCCTGACCCACCAGGGTCAGCTCCAGGAAGCCGTAGTGGCCGGGGCAGGGCAGGAGGCTGGTCGGCTCTCCGATCACGGTGAGGGGGGCGTCGAGCTCCCCGGCCCGCAGGAGGGCCTCGGCGCCGTCCCCGCTCTCCTCCTCGCCGACGAGGAGGGCGAGCAGCACGCCGCCCTGATCCTCGCCCGGCAGGCCGGCGGCCAGGAGGCAGCGCAGCGCCTCGACCATCGCCACGCAGCCCGAGCGCATGTCGGCCGCGCCGAGGCCCCAGAGCAGATCGCCCTCGCGCCGCACCTCGCGGGGCTCCTCGGGATCGATGGTGTCGAGGTGACCCACCAGGGCGATGCGGGCAGGGCGGGCGCCGAGCCGCACCAGCAGGTTGGAGCGGCCGGGGGTCACCGGCTGGCGCCGCACCGGCGCGCCGATGCTCCGCAGCGCCGCCTCGAAGAGATCGACCGTGGGCCCCTCGGCGCCGCTGGGGCCCTCCACCCGCAGGGCGGCCTCCAGGAGGTGCTCGACCCTCCCCGGATCGACCGCTCTCCAGGGTTCGTTCATCGAGGGGGCTTCCTGCCCCTCCGGGCCCCTTTCTGCTCCTTCTCCGCGCGCCGGCGGGCGTAGGAGGGGTGGGTCTTGAGGTTCCGGGAGAGGTAGACGTGGGCCTGGGGGTTGCCGAAGCCGGCGTCCTCGAAGAAGCGCACCGCCGTGACGTTGTCGGGATCGGTGTCGACGAGCATCATCCGGGCGCCCTGCTCGATGAAGATCTCGGTGAGCGCGTCGAGGAGGCGGCGGCCCACTCGCTCCTTGCGGCTGCGCGGCCGGACGGCGATCCAGGTGAGCCAGCCGTAGGCCCAGGGGCCTCCCCGCTTCTCGAGGAGGGTGCCCAGCACGAAGCCCACGATGCGGCCCTTCTCGTTCTCGGCGACCAGGCAGCTCTCGGAGTCCGAGGCGAAGGCCAGGGCCAGATCGAACTCGTCCCAGGTCCGGTGCAGGCTCGGCCAGGCCTCGGCGGTGAACACGCGCTCGCCGAGGTCGTAGACCTCGGGCAAGTCCTCCAGGGTCATCTCGCGGATCTCGATGGACATCGGCGCAGAGGATCCGTCCGCGCCGCGGGCCGCGCAAGCGGAAACTCGACCCGAGGGCGCTCTTCAGCAGGCCTGCCCGCAGCAGTGCCCGCTCGACCAGGCCCACTGCAGGTTGTGGCCGCCCAGCTGCCCGGTCACGTCGACGCACTCGCCGATGAGGTGGAGGCCCGGGACCTTCTTCGCCTCGAAGGTCCTCTGGGAGAGCTCGTCGGTGTCGATGCCGCCCCGGGTGACCTCGGCGCTGCGGTAGCCCTCGGTGCCCGCCGGCAGGAGCCTCCAGCGCTGGAAGGCGGCCGCGACCGCCTCCAGCCGGGCGTTGCTCTGTTGACCCACCTCACCCGTGAGGCTCCAGTGGGCACAGAGGGCCCGCGCCAGGCGCTTGCTCATCCCCTCTCCGAGGCAGCGCTCGAGGCTCCAGCGGGGGTGCTCGTCGCGCAGGCGCCTCAGGTCGGCCGCGAGGTCCGCCCCGGGGAGCAGGTCGATCTCCACCTCGCTGCCCGGGGTCCAGAAGGAGCTGATCTGCAGCACCGCCGGTCCGGAGAGGCCCCGGTGGGTGAAGAGGAGGCTCTCCTCGAAGCTCCGGCCGGCGCAGCGGATCCTCGCCGGCTGGGAGACCCCCGAGAGCTCCTGCAGGGGCTCGAGCAGCTCGGGGGGCAGGGTGAAGGGCACGAGGGCCGCGCGCCGCTCGACCAGGCGCAGGCCGAAGCTCTGCGCCAGGTCGTAGGCGAAGCCGGTCGCGCCGGCCTTCGGGATCGAGAGCCCCCCGGTGGCCACCACCACCGCCTCGGCCTCCACGGCGCCCCGGGAGGTCTCCACCCGGAAACCGGGGCTGCGCGCCGCGACCGCGCCGATGGTGACCCCGGTCTCGATCCGGACCCCGGCCCAGCCGGCCTCGGTGAGGAGCATCTCCAGGATCTCGCGGGCGGAGCCGTCGCAGAAGAGCTGCCCGGGCGCCTTCTCGTGGTGGGCGATGCCGTGGCGCTCCACCATCTCCAGGAAGTCCCGGGGACCGAAGCGGGAGAGGGCCGAGCGGCAGAAGTGGGGGTTCTCGGAGAGGAAGTGCTCCGGCGTCGAGTGGAGGTGGGTGAAGTTGCAGCGCCCGCCCCCCGAGATCAGCAGCTTCCTCCCCACCTTCGTGGTGTGCTCCAGGAGCAGGACCGAGCGGCCCCGGTAGCCGGCGGTGAGGGCGCACATCAGGCCCGAGGCGCCCGCGCCGATCACGATCACATCCGTCCTGGGGGGAAGCTGGCTCATCGTTCTCTTCGGCGGGCACCCTCGCCGCCACGACCATCGCCCGTGACTACCTTTCGCCGTAGACTGCGGGCCCTGTAAACGGGGGCCTCAACCGGCCGCACTCCAAGGAGAGAGACATGCCCGAGTTCCACTACCAGGACCCCTTCCCGCTGGCCAAGGACGAGACCGAGTATCGCAAGCTCGAGGGCTCGGAGAAGTACGTCTCGGTCGTCGACTTCGACGGCCAGGAGATCGTGAAGGTCGACCCCGAGGCGCTGACCGTGCTCGCCAACACCGCGATGCGCGACGTCTCGTTCCAGCTGCGCCCCGCCCACAACGAGTCGGTGGCGAAGATCCTGAGCGATCCCGAGGCGTCGAGCAACGACAAGGGCGTGGCCATCGCGTTCCTGCGCAACGCCGAGATCGCCGCCAACTTCGAGCTGCCCATCTGCCAGGACACCGGCACCGCCACGATCATCGCCAAGAAGGGACAGCAGATCTGGACCGGCGTGAAGGACGAGGAGTTCCTCTCGAAGGGGGTCTTCAAGACCTACACCGAGGAGAACCTGCGCTACAGCCAGACCGTGGCGCTGGACATGTACACGGAGAAGAACACCGGCACGAACCTCCCGGCCCAGATCGACATCGCGGCCACCGAGGGGGACGCCTACAAGTTCCTCTTCATGGCCAAGGGCGGCGGCTCGGCCAACAAGAGCATGCTCTACCAGAAGACCAAGGCGCTCCTGAACCCGGAGTCGCTCGAGGCCTTCCTGGTCGAGCAGATGAAGTACCTGGGCACCGCCGCCTGCCCGCCCTACCACATCGCCTTCGTCATCGGCGGTAACTCGGCCGACGCCAACCTCAAGGCCGTGAAGCTCGCGAGCACGAAGGAGCTCGACGGCCTGCCGACGACCGGCAACGAGCACGGCCGGGCCTTCCGGGACATCGAGCTCGAGCAGCGCCTGCTGAAGGCCGCCTATGGGCTGGGCATCGGCGCGCAGTTCGGCGGGAAGTACTTCGCCCACGACGTGCGAGTCATCCGCCTGCCGCGCCACGGCGCCTCCTGCCCGGTGGGGATGGCGGTCTCCTGCTCGGCCGACCGCAACGTGAAGGCCAAGATCACCCGGGACGGCCTCTTCATCGAGCAGCTCGACACCAACCCGGCCCGCCTGATCCCCGAGGAGTACCGGGGCAAGCACGGCCACGGCACCCCCATCGATCTCGACCGGCCGATGAGCGAGATCCTGGCCGAGCTCGACAAGCTCAAGGTCGGTGACGCCCTGCTCCTCTCGGGGACCATCGTCGTGGGCCGCGACATCGCCCACGCGAAGTTCAAGGCGCTCCTCGACGAGGGCAAGCCGCTGCCCGACTACCTGAAGAACCACCCGATCTACTACGCCGGCCCCGCCAAGACGCCGAAGGGCAAGGCCTCGGGCTCCTTCGGGCCGACCACCGCCAACCGCATGGACTCCTATGTCGACCTGCTGCAGTCGAAGGGCGGCTCGATGGTGATGATCGCCAAGGGCAACCGCTCGGCGCAGGTCACCGAGGCCTGCCAGAAGCACGGCGGCTTCTACCTCGGCTCGATCGGCGGCCCGGCCGCGGTCCTCGCCGAGGAGAACATCAAGAAGGTCGAGTGCATCGACTACCCCGAGCTCGGCATGGAGGCCGTCTGGAAGATCGAGGTCGTCGACTTCCCGGCCTTCATCCTGGTCGACAAC encodes the following:
- a CDS encoding M20/M25/M40 family metallo-hydrolase, producing the protein MNEPWRAVDPGRVEHLLEAALRVEGPSGAEGPTVDLFEAALRSIGAPVRRQPVTPGRSNLLVRLGARPARIALVGHLDTIDPEEPREVRREGDLLWGLGAADMRSGCVAMVEALRCLLAAGLPGEDQGGVLLALLVGEEESGDGAEALLRAGELDAPLTVIGEPTSLLPCPGHYGFLELTLVGQGTRAHAAVPEEGANAIHATVDWVREILRLTSTIEGAGVNVRRISGGGELFVVADGCEAVLDLHLPPGIDDGPLRARIEEARRRVLADHPGCSLEESEVFWAGGWPTSEGDARLEVLRQALAALGRPPELGAFRSHSDGPVLFEAGTLPVICGPGALEVAHRPDEHVSLSETVEAARLYAALLAG
- a CDS encoding fumarate hydratase, with the protein product MPEFHYQDPFPLAKDETEYRKLEGSEKYVSVVDFDGQEIVKVDPEALTVLANTAMRDVSFQLRPAHNESVAKILSDPEASSNDKGVAIAFLRNAEIAANFELPICQDTGTATIIAKKGQQIWTGVKDEEFLSKGVFKTYTEENLRYSQTVALDMYTEKNTGTNLPAQIDIAATEGDAYKFLFMAKGGGSANKSMLYQKTKALLNPESLEAFLVEQMKYLGTAACPPYHIAFVIGGNSADANLKAVKLASTKELDGLPTTGNEHGRAFRDIELEQRLLKAAYGLGIGAQFGGKYFAHDVRVIRLPRHGASCPVGMAVSCSADRNVKAKITRDGLFIEQLDTNPARLIPEEYRGKHGHGTPIDLDRPMSEILAELDKLKVGDALLLSGTIVVGRDIAHAKFKALLDEGKPLPDYLKNHPIYYAGPAKTPKGKASGSFGPTTANRMDSYVDLLQSKGGSMVMIAKGNRSAQVTEACQKHGGFYLGSIGGPAAVLAEENIKKVECIDYPELGMEAVWKIEVVDFPAFILVDNKGNDFFKKLGL
- a CDS encoding GNAT family N-acetyltransferase, whose protein sequence is MSIEIREMTLEDLPEVYDLGERVFTAEAWPSLHRTWDEFDLALAFASDSESCLVAENEKGRIVGFVLGTLLEKRGGPWAYGWLTWIAVRPRSRKERVGRRLLDALTEIFIEQGARMMLVDTDPDNVTAVRFFEDAGFGNPQAHVYLSRNLKTHPSYARRRAEKEQKGARRGRKPPR
- a CDS encoding M28 family peptidase, with translation MDFDREQMRRWILQQIGLGPRRAGSPAGRTNEDLLMATLGSLGLERVRREPIPVVHSKAERWGLEVGANDEKLSLKGFPIPFTAFTPDTGVSGRLVFADRHKLFQRGDWRGAIVVAEIGFPELDVAMLLKIASGVHDPDDSLAEVKHPATWVRLGWHLYHLAARKGAAGFVGVLVDQPGGSAEMYAPYGFREADILDKPLPGLWIGRAEGAALIEAARAGAAAKLTLTGKREEALTHNLVAEVPGQSGETIVLSCHHDAPFVSPVEDASGVAVVLALAGHFAKSRDLKRRLVILLSAGHFYGSIGTRTFIEKHREDLLPDVVLEISIEHIAREAIENKRGTLVDSGKPEATGVFVPFNRAVTDAVMQAMASRELSRVVALPAEGPLGDYPPTDGGDWWEAGVPVINCISNPVYLLTNDDNIRWVDEERLTRMAAAFADILRKVDAMPREEIAKVDSKTRRLFMKALKVFSRAKTTAFGLKPVY
- a CDS encoding NAD(P)/FAD-dependent oxidoreductase, giving the protein MSQLPPRTDVIVIGAGASGLMCALTAGYRGRSVLLLEHTTKVGRKLLISGGGRCNFTHLHSTPEHFLSENPHFCRSALSRFGPRDFLEMVERHGIAHHEKAPGQLFCDGSAREILEMLLTEAGWAGVRIETGVTIGAVAARSPGFRVETSRGAVEAEAVVVATGGLSIPKAGATGFAYDLAQSFGLRLVERRAALVPFTLPPELLEPLQELSGVSQPARIRCAGRSFEESLLFTHRGLSGPAVLQISSFWTPGSEVEIDLLPGADLAADLRRLRDEHPRWSLERCLGEGMSKRLARALCAHWSLTGEVGQQSNARLEAVAAAFQRWRLLPAGTEGYRSAEVTRGGIDTDELSQRTFEAKKVPGLHLIGECVDVTGQLGGHNLQWAWSSGHCCGQAC